In the genome of Lactuca sativa cultivar Salinas chromosome 3, Lsat_Salinas_v11, whole genome shotgun sequence, the window AACTATTCGAGCTAATGATTCCACTACCTCTCGTACCTCTGGTCTGTTCATCGGATCTTCACTTAGACACCAATACGAAACTTCAGCCATCTGCATCATTTCCAAAAACTTAGCATTCTTTCTTTTTTCATTGCACATCATTTTCCATTCATCCGATATTATATGACTGGAGCATAAGTAAAATGGTACTGACCTTGTATAAATCATCCATGGGGTAACTGTCCCTAAGGCTACCATCTCTAATGGATACCAGTGCACCttctggatcttcttcttcttcaaatacTTTAGTTATCTGGCAAATGTCATCACATACATTGATAAAACTTTAGTTACATGAATCACTCCTATACCATTGGTTAATAATATACTGAGtactttctatataaaaacttacaACTGTTATGAGTGATTTCATCTTATTGGGCTCTCGGTTGTCACGCATAAGTGCACGCTTTCCCGTTATAAGCTCTGCTAAAACCACTCCAAATGCAAATACATCGGTTTTTGTTGTTACATGCAATTCTTTCACAGACCTGTTGCAATATTTTGGGGATTATATCTACTTAATGGTTAAACACTTAATCTGAACAGCTACAcatgttgtttcttttttacttaatccaAACAGAATGACTTAATGAGCTTAGTAAAAAAAAAACCTAACTTGATGTTTAAGAGTCCAATCTTTTACCTATTTGCccttcttttctttttcctccCAACTCATCCCACATCAAAATTGATGCATACCGAGAAAATTGTTTGTCGATGAGTAAGGGTAAaattaaaatggtcatttagtctcatTCAAACGGTTTATTCAATATAGAAAAGTGACAAACAACCCTTTATCTAGATAGACATCATTACTCATTCAGCCACTTGACACAATTGGAAAGAAAAAGAAACAACTACTTACTCTGGAGGAAGATATCCCGGGGTTCCAACAAGGCGAGTGGCTATAAAGTCATCATCATTTGTTCGTCCAACAAGTTTTGCCAAACCAAAATCTGCAACCTTTTGGAcattatttcaagaaaaataaGATAAGTAATGTTGttttgacataaaactattttttttaatagaTTTTAGTAGGTAACCTTTGCTCGTAATCCGTTATCAAGTAGGATGTTAGTTGTCTTTATATCTCGGTGTACATATCTTTCCTTTGTATGATCATGAATATACTCAATACCCTTTGCAGCATCCAATGCAATTTGTGCTCTTGCAGTCCAAGACAATGGTTGGTGACCTAATAATTTATCAACTTTTTGTTATTTTGACCTTCACGAAGAATCTTGAAAATTAAACTTGATATTCAAGAAAGTTTGTACCTTTGAGTAAAGGGTCATGAAGATGCTCGCTTAACGACCCATTTGAAACAAACTCATATACCAAGTACAAATGATCATCTCCACTAGCAAATCCCAATAGCTCCACCTGTAATTATTCCAAATTAATCATCAAGAAAATTTTAATCCTTTATATATAAAGTTACAAAAAAGATTAATATGACTTACTCACCACATTGATATGATGAATCTTACACAACACTTTAagttctgcaagaaactctttcGACTTATTGGATCTCATTTTCTTAATCGCTACTTCCTAAGACCATGAAACTAATTAATCATTAACTTGAACATTAAATAAtctaaaaataaaactttttgtaATTGTACCTTTCCTCCTAATATACCGAAATATACACTCCCATATCCACCCTCCCCAATCTTCCTAGAATCATCAAAATTATTTGTAGCCTCTGCAATCTCATCAAGATCATAAACCAACGGTCTTTCTGTATCAAAACCCGTGATACCTTCCATATTTTCTTTACTCAAATACCGAATTTGCCCTGAAGCCATTGATTTATGAAAACTCATGGTTTTCGAAACAGCCTTTTGGTTTTCCTTATCATTTTCTTGATTCTTTCTCCTCTTCATAAACATTAAAATCGACAAACACAATAAAATCCCAATAACTGTCAACAGTACACCAAATACAATCGCCCACTTGAAATCCTTCCCTGATGTTACAATAagttaatataattattatagttCATCACACATAATATGGTAATAATAACTTACTTTTcttcgatgatgatgatgatgatggtggtgatg includes:
- the LOC111881504 gene encoding lysM domain receptor-like kinase 3, with the protein product MASQNPIFLLIILCTHMLMILTHSQNPPNEIPFTCIPQSTTCKSILYQHNQLTESNISSLYSVDISQIQNITHGDQQHHLVTVPCSCKNINNTVAYFYDTVYSVKLGEILSDVSDEFYSGQAWDQGTKFKANTNATMHILCGCTETDSQIMVTYTVEEKDTLSDIANLLSAEVDEIENVNKVLLQKPGFIKVGWVLFVPMYKNGVPPRPPSPPSPSSPPSSSSSSKKRKDFKWAIVFGVLLTVIGILLCLSILMFMKRRKNQENDKENQKAVSKTMSFHKSMASGQIRYLSKENMEGITGFDTERPLVYDLDEIAEATNNFDDSRKIGEGGYGSVYFGILGGKEVAIKKMRSNKSKEFLAELKVLCKIHHINVVELLGFASGDDHLYLVYEFVSNGSLSEHLHDPLLKGHQPLSWTARAQIALDAAKGIEYIHDHTKERYVHRDIKTTNILLDNGLRAKVADFGLAKLVGRTNDDDFIATRLVGTPGYLPPESVKELHVTTKTDVFAFGVVLAELITGKRALMRDNREPNKMKSLITVITKVFEEEEDPEGALVSIRDGSLRDSYPMDDLYKMAEVSYWCLSEDPMNRPEVREVVESLARIVMSSVEWEASLGGSSQVFSGVFDGR